One genomic window of Candidatus Pseudobacter hemicellulosilyticus includes the following:
- a CDS encoding TonB-dependent receptor, whose protein sequence is MVLFSGLCCLPAQAQEYSLTERITLVLSKTNAAEVLEKMDAQTNFTFTFSRAAFAKIPVDNIRWTSMPLSRALQVLKSDYGLDYQVQNANISFRYQAPAPKPAPVKDTARKAAGNLSGRVVDFENGDPLPGATVSLDGPVTLMGTTDEQGNYIFPNVPAGMYSLAVSFTGYEVSLTRQVKMTDQQPVLLDVKLQTKTAASFNQVVVTAITRRRVANTSDEQLVRELYNAKTVVSGISNEQIARTLDRDAAEVVKRIPGVNISEDNFVIVRGLSKRYNLTFLNDAIAPSTDADTRSFSYDVISSNAIDRIMVYKSPSPDLPGEFSGGLVKIYTKKSQLTKQLELQVSTQYRPYSTFKDVWSYAGSKYDVLGFDDGARKLPSGIPNALVYNHLNPAERAAYGRGFSNNYVVDKRYEAMPDLRANLNYYDAWRIGGRYLKNLTTIAYSNTREQRVTEANSLMKFHDGETTQGIHAARISAIQSNEISLNDRLSIELRHFFNTNNQRITIEDHRQMLWYDNMDFRHINLYYQQNQLYSGQLAGTLLLGKDKKSDLKANISYSINHKQEPDNRDYTLGRNINDGEGKPLTDDANPWRMINNIISYYTLSRGFNEVKEKNYQGNIDLNYRFNDTWGFKTGAYYSSCNRRFSSRLFALLNDVNLYDPNIAFYGSENPADNGSVTGGTNWVYERDLQNHFDHSLFREDGTGYRWYEKTTPNNQYYADNVLTAGYLSTDINLLNNRLNIYGGVRVEHNRFRILGSYETGLAAYPLVVDQPITSVLPSVNLSFKLDSSLIFRAGYGKTVNRPEFREAAPMQFISYLDQEIYEGNPDLTTVNIHNLDARIEWYPESSRRNELISAGVFYKHLDKPIERFRSVSSEGFDQFFYVNTGKAYVYGVEAEIRKSFDFIPGKFFRDLSVVVNGSWFESEVTVPRMPAHKGYTLIERKRPMQGQSPYLINASLNYENLRLGTRISATFNRAADYIYAVGANEGEDIDADIMLKARNQLDITWRQRINRTISINAGVQNVLNAPFLLYQDWKRNYSYDEIKPGKGPDWNDPGTFRTADLIYRKFYSRPYYSLGVNFLL, encoded by the coding sequence ATGGTACTGTTTTCGGGGCTTTGCTGCCTGCCTGCGCAGGCCCAGGAATACAGTCTCACAGAACGGATCACCCTTGTGCTCAGCAAGACCAATGCGGCTGAAGTATTGGAAAAAATGGATGCACAGACCAATTTTACGTTTACTTTTTCGCGTGCGGCCTTCGCAAAAATTCCGGTGGACAATATCCGCTGGACGTCCATGCCTTTGTCCCGTGCGCTGCAGGTGCTGAAGAGTGATTATGGCCTGGACTACCAGGTGCAGAATGCCAATATTTCCTTCCGCTACCAGGCGCCTGCTCCCAAACCTGCGCCGGTGAAGGATACTGCCCGCAAAGCGGCCGGCAACCTGTCTGGCAGGGTAGTGGACTTTGAGAATGGTGATCCGCTGCCCGGCGCCACTGTTTCCCTGGATGGGCCTGTAACCCTTATGGGTACTACGGATGAACAGGGCAATTATATCTTCCCCAATGTTCCTGCCGGTATGTATTCACTGGCAGTTTCTTTTACCGGTTATGAAGTGTCGCTGACCAGGCAGGTGAAAATGACAGACCAGCAACCGGTATTGCTGGATGTTAAGCTGCAGACCAAGACCGCCGCCTCCTTCAACCAGGTAGTGGTAACAGCCATTACCCGCAGAAGGGTGGCCAATACCAGCGATGAACAGCTGGTCCGTGAGCTGTACAATGCCAAGACCGTGGTCTCTGGCATCTCCAATGAACAGATTGCGCGGACCCTGGACCGGGATGCCGCCGAAGTGGTGAAAAGGATCCCCGGCGTCAATATCTCCGAAGACAATTTTGTCATTGTCCGTGGGCTGAGCAAACGGTATAACCTCACCTTCCTGAATGATGCCATCGCCCCTTCCACTGATGCAGATACCCGCTCTTTTTCCTATGATGTGATCAGCAGCAATGCCATTGACCGTATCATGGTCTATAAATCTCCTTCTCCTGATCTCCCGGGCGAGTTCTCCGGCGGCCTGGTAAAGATCTATACCAAGAAAAGCCAGCTGACCAAACAGCTGGAACTGCAGGTGTCTACACAATATAGACCTTATTCCACCTTTAAGGACGTCTGGTCCTATGCAGGCAGCAAGTATGATGTACTGGGTTTTGATGACGGCGCCCGTAAGCTGCCTTCCGGCATTCCCAATGCGCTGGTGTATAACCATCTCAACCCAGCAGAAAGAGCTGCCTATGGACGCGGGTTCAGCAACAACTATGTGGTGGACAAGCGCTATGAAGCCATGCCAGATCTGCGGGCAAACCTGAACTATTATGATGCCTGGCGCATCGGCGGCCGCTACCTGAAAAACCTGACCACTATCGCCTATTCCAATACCCGTGAGCAAAGGGTAACGGAAGCCAACTCACTCATGAAATTCCATGACGGCGAGACTACACAGGGTATTCATGCTGCCCGGATCTCGGCCATCCAGAGCAATGAGATCAGTTTGAATGATCGCCTCTCAATAGAGCTAAGGCATTTTTTCAATACCAATAACCAGCGCATCACCATAGAAGACCACCGGCAAATGCTCTGGTACGACAATATGGATTTTCGCCATATCAACCTGTATTACCAGCAGAACCAGTTGTACTCCGGTCAGCTGGCAGGTACCCTGTTACTGGGAAAAGATAAAAAGAGCGACCTGAAAGCCAATATCAGCTATTCCATCAACCACAAGCAGGAGCCGGATAACCGGGACTATACCCTGGGCAGGAATATCAACGATGGAGAAGGAAAGCCGCTTACCGATGACGCCAATCCCTGGCGTATGATCAACAATATCATCTCTTATTATACCCTGTCGCGGGGATTCAACGAGGTAAAGGAAAAGAATTACCAGGGCAATATCGACCTGAACTACCGGTTCAATGATACCTGGGGATTTAAAACCGGCGCCTATTATTCCTCCTGTAACAGGCGCTTCAGCAGCCGGCTTTTCGCCCTGCTGAATGATGTCAATCTCTATGACCCCAATATTGCGTTCTACGGTTCCGAAAATCCGGCAGACAATGGCAGTGTGACGGGTGGCACCAATTGGGTATATGAACGCGACCTGCAGAACCATTTTGATCATTCCCTGTTCCGGGAAGACGGCACAGGATACAGGTGGTATGAAAAAACTACCCCCAACAACCAGTACTATGCCGACAATGTACTCACGGCAGGGTACCTCAGTACGGATATCAACCTGCTGAACAACAGGCTGAATATATATGGCGGGGTACGGGTAGAGCACAATCGCTTCCGCATCCTGGGTTCTTATGAAACCGGCCTGGCCGCCTACCCGCTGGTAGTGGATCAGCCAATCACCTCCGTACTGCCTTCTGTAAACCTTTCCTTTAAGCTGGACAGCTCCCTTATTTTCCGTGCGGGTTACGGCAAAACCGTGAACCGCCCCGAGTTCCGGGAAGCAGCGCCCATGCAATTTATCAGCTACCTGGACCAGGAGATCTATGAAGGTAACCCTGATCTGACCACGGTGAATATCCACAACCTGGACGCCCGTATAGAATGGTATCCTGAAAGCTCGCGCAGGAATGAACTGATCAGCGCCGGTGTTTTTTACAAACACCTGGACAAACCTATTGAACGGTTCAGGTCTGTTTCTTCAGAAGGCTTTGATCAGTTCTTCTACGTGAATACCGGCAAAGCCTATGTATACGGTGTGGAAGCAGAGATCAGGAAAAGCTTTGACTTCATTCCCGGAAAGTTCTTCCGTGACCTTTCCGTGGTGGTCAACGGCTCCTGGTTTGAAAGTGAGGTAACGGTGCCGCGCATGCCCGCCCACAAAGGATATACGCTTATTGAAAGAAAAAGACCGATGCAGGGACAATCACCTTATCTCATCAATGCATCCCTGAACTATGAGAACCTGCGACTGGGCACCCGGATCTCCGCCACCTTCAACAGGGCAGCAGATTATATCTATGCCGTGGGCGCCAATGAAGGCGAAGACATCGATGCAGATATCATGCTGAAAGCCAGGAACCAGCTGGACATTACCTGGCGCCAGCGCATCAACAGGACCATCAGCATCAATGCCGGTGTGCAGAATGTGCTGAATGCGCCTTTCCTGCTCTACCAGGACTGGAAAAGGAATTACTCTTACGATGAGATCAAGCCCGGCAAAGGACCAGACTGGAACGATCCCGGTACTTTCAGGACGGCTGACCTGATCTACCGTAAGTTCTATTCAAGGCCCTATTATTCTCTTGGCGTCAATTTTCTTCTCTGA
- a CDS encoding DUF4397 domain-containing protein, whose translation MQRSFLFYMLFLLLSTTACEKDAELPEARGQAQLMVYNGNADFYDLNGWVLVDNEVFGTRSYNDNGAGLVGAFNFSRYSPVDTGLFRIGFTSTATRPEDADKLSEGIFHFEDKQHYTLYLADSLGYTVILSTKDEVQRNASMAKVRLINLSPDAGKVSLTLDDAPVDAIRAVGYRQVTGFTDIQPDVKPGIRIVTMNERTGEEQVLTRKSFALEAGKCYTMILRGYTKAPDGNVNKTISLSTIINF comes from the coding sequence ATGCAACGTAGTTTTTTATTCTATATGCTTTTCCTGCTCCTCTCCACAACCGCCTGTGAAAAGGATGCAGAGTTGCCTGAAGCCCGTGGGCAGGCACAATTGATGGTGTACAATGGTAATGCAGATTTTTACGACCTGAATGGCTGGGTGCTGGTTGATAATGAAGTATTCGGCACGCGCTCCTACAATGACAATGGAGCCGGGCTGGTAGGCGCTTTCAATTTCTCCAGGTATTCACCCGTAGACACCGGGCTTTTCCGGATCGGCTTCACCAGTACGGCCACCCGGCCTGAAGACGCCGATAAGCTATCGGAAGGGATATTCCATTTTGAAGATAAACAGCATTATACCCTGTACCTGGCAGATAGCCTGGGCTATACCGTTATTCTCTCCACTAAGGATGAGGTGCAGCGGAATGCTTCCATGGCAAAAGTGCGGCTCATCAACCTCAGCCCGGACGCAGGAAAAGTATCCCTGACCCTGGACGATGCGCCGGTGGATGCCATCAGAGCGGTGGGGTACCGGCAGGTAACCGGCTTTACGGATATCCAGCCCGATGTCAAACCGGGTATACGTATCGTAACCATGAATGAGCGTACCGGGGAGGAGCAGGTCCTGACCCGGAAATCCTTTGCGCTGGAGGCCGGCAAGTGTTATACCATGATCCTGCGGGGATATACCAAAGCCCCTGATGGCAATGTCAACAAAACGATTTCCCTGTCTACCATTATCAATTTCTGA
- the hisS gene encoding histidine--tRNA ligase, whose amino-acid sequence MSKPTLPQGTRDFGPDIVRKRQYIFSTIRQVFELYGFQPLETPAMENLDTLMGKYGEEGDKLIFKILNNGLNDPKNQEKAQAAFEKVLQGKNDKNLTERALRYDLTIPFARFVAMNHGQLTFPFKRYQIQPVWRADRPQRGRYREFYQCDADVVGSNSLLNELELANIYAAVFQQLGIAVEIRINSRKMLQALAELTGQPERMTDITVAIDKLDKIGLDKVKEELTERGISEAAVKKIEMYLQISGNNAEKLVQAQALFGEQLTAQAGLNELQSLSNRQPAVGNEKASLVVDFTLARGLNYYTGIIFEVKANDVQMGSIGGGGRYDDLTGLFGVPNLPGVGISFGVDRIYDVMEELQLFPAAVQTGTQVLFFNLGTAESEAAFTAMQALRAQGVPAELFHESTKFDKQFKYAEKKNIPFIVIIGSKELEEKNCVVKELATGKQETITLEALNGAYFVKS is encoded by the coding sequence ATGAGCAAACCCACGCTCCCGCAGGGAACAAGAGATTTCGGACCCGATATCGTTCGTAAAAGACAGTATATCTTCAGCACTATCCGCCAGGTATTTGAACTGTATGGCTTCCAGCCGCTGGAAACCCCGGCTATGGAAAACCTGGACACCCTGATGGGGAAATATGGGGAAGAAGGTGATAAGCTCATCTTCAAGATCCTGAATAATGGCCTGAATGATCCCAAGAACCAGGAGAAGGCCCAGGCCGCCTTTGAAAAAGTATTACAGGGGAAGAATGACAAGAACCTTACTGAACGCGCCCTTCGTTATGACCTCACCATTCCCTTCGCCCGCTTTGTGGCCATGAACCATGGCCAGCTGACTTTTCCTTTTAAACGTTACCAGATACAACCTGTTTGGCGGGCCGACCGCCCCCAGCGCGGCCGCTACCGCGAGTTCTACCAGTGTGATGCCGATGTGGTAGGCAGCAACTCCCTGCTCAATGAGCTGGAGCTGGCCAATATCTATGCAGCCGTTTTTCAGCAGCTCGGCATCGCCGTGGAAATCCGTATCAACAGCCGCAAGATGCTGCAGGCACTGGCTGAGCTGACCGGCCAGCCGGAGCGCATGACCGATATCACTGTGGCCATCGACAAGCTGGACAAGATCGGGCTCGACAAAGTAAAAGAAGAGCTGACCGAACGCGGCATCAGCGAAGCCGCTGTCAAAAAAATTGAAATGTACCTGCAGATCAGCGGCAACAACGCCGAGAAACTGGTACAGGCCCAGGCCCTCTTTGGCGAGCAACTCACCGCACAGGCAGGCCTGAATGAATTGCAGAGCCTCAGCAACCGCCAGCCAGCTGTTGGTAATGAAAAGGCCAGCCTCGTTGTAGACTTCACGCTGGCCCGCGGCCTCAACTATTATACCGGCATCATCTTCGAAGTGAAGGCCAACGATGTACAGATGGGCAGCATTGGCGGCGGCGGTCGCTATGACGACCTCACCGGTCTCTTCGGCGTGCCCAACCTGCCCGGCGTGGGTATCTCCTTCGGTGTGGACCGCATCTATGATGTGATGGAAGAGCTGCAGCTGTTCCCGGCCGCCGTACAAACAGGCACCCAGGTCCTTTTCTTCAATCTCGGGACCGCCGAAAGTGAAGCGGCTTTCACCGCCATGCAGGCGCTGCGCGCCCAGGGCGTTCCTGCCGAACTGTTCCATGAATCCACCAAATTTGATAAGCAGTTCAAATATGCCGAGAAGAAAAACATTCCTTTTATTGTGATCATTGGCAGCAAAGAGCTGGAAGAAAAGAATTGTGTGGTGAAAGAGCTGGCGACAGGCAAACAGGAAACAATCACACTGGAAGCACTGAACGGTGCTTACTTTGTAAAATCATAG
- a CDS encoding IPT/TIG domain-containing protein: MTLLVLTACNRDDDAVAVIVIEPPVIHRVSNQTVQAGESLTVYGSGLSRAGMTTEVLISGRPAELLKQSADSLVIAVPATAYTGKLLVILSQGKAFASAELGGSLTIRPTAIISGFFPPFGYAGETIALAAQNFSEQAADNEIFLGTEKAEFVGKKNNDTVLVKIPENAATGNFSWRTYNGPLSMMPAGSVFGIRKQAYAVNTVAEWLSVDPGYTFLDTLVKGFPVLAGSKYEASKRVFDTAMNYLTAADRTYTVFLAGDVGYLSSELTRTKYIDNIKSSPSSFSPRLVAAIVPGQTIRMQALTGGESWNTAYTDFVYNPYGGDPDLANRIRIVMQDGQPYAQIYTEYGFPEGGPLKKLLRQFTIGNATLIEVDGDIGFNTSFY; this comes from the coding sequence ATGACCCTGCTGGTCCTGACTGCCTGTAACCGGGATGATGATGCGGTGGCGGTTATTGTCATAGAGCCGCCGGTGATCCATCGCGTCAGCAACCAGACCGTGCAGGCCGGCGAAAGCCTGACCGTTTATGGCAGCGGCCTCAGCCGTGCAGGCATGACCACTGAAGTGCTTATCAGCGGCCGGCCCGCTGAGCTGCTGAAACAGTCGGCAGATAGCCTGGTCATTGCCGTGCCCGCCACTGCGTACACAGGTAAGCTGCTGGTTATTCTGAGCCAGGGGAAAGCTTTTGCCAGCGCTGAGCTGGGCGGCTCCCTGACCATCCGGCCTACAGCCATCATTTCCGGTTTCTTTCCACCCTTTGGGTATGCTGGTGAAACTATTGCGCTGGCTGCACAGAACTTCAGTGAGCAGGCGGCCGACAATGAAATTTTTCTCGGTACAGAGAAAGCGGAATTTGTAGGTAAGAAGAATAACGATACTGTACTGGTAAAGATCCCGGAAAATGCGGCAACCGGTAATTTTTCCTGGCGAACCTATAACGGGCCGCTGTCCATGATGCCGGCCGGATCCGTTTTTGGCATCCGCAAACAGGCCTATGCTGTCAATACGGTGGCGGAATGGCTCAGCGTTGATCCGGGATATACGTTCCTGGATACACTGGTGAAAGGATTTCCGGTATTGGCCGGAAGCAAGTATGAAGCGTCCAAAAGAGTGTTTGATACAGCCATGAATTACCTTACGGCTGCAGACAGGACCTATACTGTTTTCCTTGCCGGTGATGTTGGTTACCTGAGCAGTGAGCTTACCCGTACAAAATATATTGACAATATCAAAAGCTCGCCATCTTCTTTCTCACCCCGGCTGGTAGCAGCTATAGTGCCGGGTCAAACCATCCGGATGCAGGCATTGACCGGTGGAGAAAGCTGGAATACGGCCTATACGGATTTTGTCTATAATCCCTATGGCGGTGATCCTGATCTGGCCAACAGGATCCGGATAGTGATGCAGGATGGTCAACCATATGCGCAGATCTATACCGAATATGGCTTCCCTGAAGGCGGCCCTTTGAAGAAGTTGCTGCGCCAGTTCACCATCGGTAATGCCACCCTCATAGAGGTGGATGGCGATATTGGTTTTAATACCTCTTTCTATTAA
- a CDS encoding low molecular weight phosphotyrosine protein phosphatase yields MKILMVCLGNICRSPLAEGILQQKAAAAGLHWQVDSAGTNGYHTGQAPHRLSQKVARHNGLDISRQRARQFTSADIPEYDLVYALATDVLDEMKRIHHAAFPPGKVALLLEELYPGKNADVPDPYYGEEDGYHDVYELISKACDAIISRYRTAGAS; encoded by the coding sequence ATGAAAATCCTGATGGTCTGCCTGGGCAATATCTGCCGCAGCCCCCTGGCAGAAGGCATCCTGCAACAGAAAGCAGCAGCGGCCGGCCTCCACTGGCAGGTGGACAGCGCCGGCACCAATGGCTACCATACCGGCCAGGCGCCCCACCGCCTTTCCCAGAAGGTGGCGCGCCACAATGGCCTCGATATCAGCCGGCAGCGCGCCCGCCAGTTCACCAGTGCCGATATACCCGAATATGACCTGGTCTATGCCCTGGCCACGGATGTGCTGGACGAGATGAAACGAATTCACCACGCAGCGTTTCCGCCGGGTAAGGTGGCCCTCCTGCTGGAAGAACTGTACCCCGGTAAAAACGCCGATGTACCCGATCCTTATTACGGGGAAGAGGATGGCTACCATGATGTCTATGAACTGATCAGCAAAGCCTGTGACGCCATTATCAGCAGGTACCGTACTGCCGGGGCCAGCTGA